From Afipia carboxidovorans OM5, one genomic window encodes:
- a CDS encoding ANTAR domain-containing response regulator, which yields MSRHALRILIVDKNQVRAAIIEEGLREAGHGGVTIIHDMTGIAQRIAEIEPDAIVIDLENPNRDMLESMFQLSRSVKRPIAMFVDCSDSASIEAAVEAGVSAYVVDGLHKHRVKPVLDMAISRFNAVSRMARELEEVRTELENRKFVERAKGILMKSRSLSEEGAYALLRRTAMNQNRKISEVAESLVMAAGLLGPENT from the coding sequence ATGAGCCGTCACGCCCTTCGTATCCTGATCGTTGATAAAAACCAGGTTCGCGCAGCGATCATTGAAGAAGGTTTGCGCGAGGCGGGACATGGTGGCGTGACCATCATCCACGACATGACGGGCATAGCGCAGCGCATTGCTGAGATCGAACCGGATGCCATTGTAATCGACCTCGAAAACCCCAACCGCGACATGCTTGAAAGCATGTTTCAGCTAAGCCGCTCCGTGAAGCGGCCGATTGCTATGTTCGTGGACTGCTCCGATAGCGCCTCCATCGAGGCGGCCGTCGAAGCGGGCGTTTCGGCTTACGTCGTTGATGGGCTGCACAAGCACCGCGTGAAGCCAGTTCTTGATATGGCAATCAGCCGCTTCAATGCGGTCTCGCGGATGGCACGGGAGCTGGAGGAAGTGCGAACCGAACTGGAGAACCGCAAGTTCGTGGAACGCGCGAAAGGCATCTTGATGAAGTCGCGTAGCCTTTCGGAGGAGGGCGCATATGCGCTCCTGCGCAGGACCGCGATGAATCAGAACCGCAAGATCTCAGAAGTTGCCGAGAGCTTGGTCATGGCCGCCGGTCTGCTTGGTCCGGAAAACACATAG
- a CDS encoding HlyD family secretion protein, with translation MLELILCSLLTVFPDYLYRRYAQGKRIGREITLFSVWYELRWGIVSCLMLTVALITIIFYFHPSTTSATLYFRTVPIVPETIGRVSQVHADFSAPVKKGEVIFKLDSAKQEAALASARRKVAEIDAAMVAAQADILKADAQIQEAKSAYRQAVEELDVKRDLQRRNPGIVPQRDIEKLDVVVSGRQAAVDAATAAHQSIMARVTALLPAEKASAEAALAQAQVDMDKTFIRAGVDGRVEQFLLRPGDVVNPMMRSAGVLIPEGAGRQRLAAGFGQIEAQVMKVGMVAEATCISKPWTVIPMVITSVQDYIAAGQFRGGEQLIDAQQALAPGSILVIMEPIYKGGLDGVTPGSRCIANAYTSNHDRIAAKETGFLKGLWLHAVDAVGIVHAMLLRIQALLLPVKTLVLSGH, from the coding sequence ATGCTTGAGCTCATCCTCTGTTCACTCCTGACAGTGTTTCCCGACTATCTTTATCGTCGCTACGCGCAAGGCAAGCGCATTGGCCGAGAGATTACGCTCTTCTCAGTCTGGTACGAATTAAGATGGGGCATCGTCTCATGCCTCATGCTGACAGTCGCTCTGATCACAATCATCTTCTATTTTCATCCCTCCACGACCAGTGCGACGTTGTATTTCAGAACTGTTCCGATCGTGCCGGAGACGATCGGACGTGTATCGCAGGTTCACGCCGATTTCAGCGCTCCCGTTAAAAAAGGGGAGGTGATATTCAAGCTGGATAGCGCAAAGCAGGAGGCCGCACTTGCATCTGCCCGCCGCAAAGTCGCGGAAATCGATGCTGCCATGGTTGCGGCACAGGCAGACATTCTGAAAGCGGATGCGCAGATCCAGGAAGCCAAAAGTGCATACCGGCAGGCGGTCGAGGAGTTGGATGTCAAACGCGATTTGCAGAGGCGCAATCCCGGCATCGTCCCGCAGCGCGATATTGAAAAGCTGGACGTTGTCGTTTCCGGCCGTCAAGCCGCCGTCGATGCGGCAACCGCCGCCCACCAATCCATCATGGCTCGCGTGACGGCCCTGCTGCCCGCGGAGAAAGCCAGTGCAGAGGCTGCGCTCGCTCAAGCACAGGTGGATATGGACAAGACATTCATTCGCGCCGGCGTTGATGGTCGTGTTGAACAATTCCTGTTGCGGCCGGGCGATGTCGTTAATCCCATGATGCGCTCGGCTGGTGTCCTTATTCCGGAAGGCGCAGGACGGCAGAGGCTTGCGGCAGGGTTCGGACAGATCGAAGCGCAGGTCATGAAGGTCGGAATGGTGGCTGAGGCGACATGCATCTCAAAGCCATGGACCGTTATTCCGATGGTTATCACGAGCGTGCAGGATTACATCGCAGCGGGCCAATTCCGGGGCGGTGAGCAACTTATCGACGCCCAGCAAGCTTTGGCGCCTGGCTCTATTCTTGTCATTATGGAGCCGATTTATAAAGGTGGCCTTGACGGCGTTACTCCAGGCAGCCGTTGCATCGCCAATGCCTATACCAGCAATCATGATCGGATCGCCGCGAAGGAAACCGGTTTTCTGAAGGGTCTCTGGCTGCATGCTGTCGATGCTGTCGGGATCGTGCATGCGATGCTGCTGCGTATTCAGGCTCTGCTATTGCCGGTCAAGACACTGGTGCTGAGCGGCCATTGA